The Drechmeria coniospora strain ARSEF 6962 chromosome 02, whole genome shotgun sequence genome has a segment encoding these proteins:
- a CDS encoding YagE family protein codes for MRIPPQRASLGHGSRLMHGLVTSRRPRRSFHLTTPASLPRKRSFFTSNPFLSNPSNDSHSTPSSESPRQEHSVAVSASTRRKPTRATTAKGSLRRVAIIAQQPKRGADGKAAGESVGEAQVDSSTTISATCIAESFNMPLVLEILQSHGFAIDPDSTGFDAAEVVHAKGVNGGDIFVFPSGTVVTWSLPPDVVTKQILRAAEDPHPPALREVEDLDFATDTSKAESTMKGDVVVLGTRREDKDGDTRDTTLAKIAFSSGLARSTKLAVLESALTSYFESTRNIPALLSQGAGVPLGRRFILQKTGELLSLRARLNHYSELTDSLPDIFWDSRSELGLEGYYDQVGRALDVNVRIRTLNQKMDYAQEIATVLREMSSEQHGTRLELIIILLIAVEVVFELRRIVLEWMQEREMAKTTEAAEEPTGQPASS; via the coding sequence ATGAGGATACCGCCGCAGAGAGCATCTCTCGGCCATGGCTCCCGGCTCATGCACGGCTTGGTGACgagccgtcggccacggcggtcATTCCACCTCACCACCCCGGCCAGCTTGCCAAGAAAGCGCAGCTTCTTCACGTCGAATCCATTCCTTTCCAATCCCTCAAACGACTCTCATTCCACCCCGAGCTCGGAATCCCCGAGACAGGAGCATTCGgtggccgtctcggcctcgacgagacggaagccgacgcgagcgacgacggccaaaGGCTCGCTCCGTCGCGTGGCCATCATCGCGCAGCAGCCGAagcgcggcgccgacggcaaggcagCCGGTGAGTCTGTCGGCGAGGCTCAAGTCgactcctcgacgacgataaGCGCCACTTGCATCGCCGAATCGTTCAACATGCCGCTGGTCCTCGAGATTCTACAGTCGCACGGCTTCGCCATCGATCCCGACTCGACCGGcttcgacgcggccgaggtggtgcACGCGAAGGGcgtcaacggcggcgacatcTTTGTCTTCCCCTCCGGTACCGTCGTCACCTGGTCGCTACCGCCCGACGTGGTGACGAAGCAGATACTgcgtgccgccgaggacccCCACCCGCCGGCGCTCCGGGAGGTGGAAGACTTGGATTTCGCCACCGACACATCCAAGGCCGAGAGCACGATGAAgggtgacgtcgtcgtcctcggcacgcGCCGGGaagacaaggacggcgacaCGAGGGACACGACCCTGGCCAAAATTGCCTTCTcctccggcctcgcccgcAGCACGAAGCTGGCGGTCCTCGAGAGCGCTCTGACGTCGTACTTTGAAAGCACCCGCAACATCCCCGCGCTGCTCTCCCAGGGCGCCGGCGTGCCCCTCGGCCGCAGGTTCATCCTCCAGAAGACGGGGGAGCTGCTCAGCCTTCGGGCACGGCTCAACCACTACTCGGAGCTGACCGATTCGCTGCCCGACATCTTCTGGGACAGCCGGTCGgagctcgggctcgaggGGTACTACGACCAGGTCGGCCGCGCACTCGACGTCAACGTGCGCATCCGCACCCTCAACCAGAAGATGGACTACGCCCAGGAGATCGCCACGGTGCTGCGCGAGATGTCGAGCGAGCAGCACGGCACGCGGCTCGAGCTCATCATCATCCTTTtgatcgccgtcgaggtcgtcttTGAGCTGCGCAGGATCGTGCTCGAGTGGATGCAGGAGAGGGAGATGGCCAAGACGACCGAAGCAGCCGAGGAGCCGACAGGCCAGCCCGCGTCCTCGTAG
- a CDS encoding Flap endonuclease 1 — MGIKQLFQIIKEEAPDAIKEGEIKGQFGRKVAIDASMSIYSFLIAVRSDGQQLMNDSGETTSHLMGMFYRTLRMVENGIKPLYVFDGAPPKLKSGELAKRFQRKKEATEGLEEAKETGTAEDVEKFSRRTVRVTREHNAECQRLLKLMGIPYIVAPTEAEAQCAVLARAGKVYAAASEDMDTLCFNTPILLRHLTFSEQRKEPIQEIRLDKVLEGLNMEREQFVDLCILLGCDYLDPVPKIGPTTALKLIREYGSLEKVVDAFEKDSKKKFTLPEDWPYKDARNLFFEPDVHQADDPLCDFKWDKPDTEGLVQFLVTEKGFSEDRVRGGGARLEKNLKSSQQARLEGFFKPVPKTEEEKAAHKRKLEEKNEEKKKKLKLEKKEKAAAKAKPRGGGA; from the exons ATGGGCATCAAGCAGCTCTTCCAAATCATCAAAGAGGAGGCTCCGGATGCAATCAAGGAAGGCGAGATCAAAGGCCAGTTTGGCCGCAAAGTCGCCATC GATGCCTCGATGAGCATCTACAGCTTCCTCATCGCCGTGCGATCGGATGGCCAGCAGCTCATGAACGACAGCGGCGAGACGACTTCGCATCTGATGGGCATGTTTTATCGCACCCTCCGCATGGTGGAGAATGGCATCAAGCCCCTCTATGTCTTTGACGGCGCACCGCCGAAGCTCAAGTCTGGTGAGCTCGCCAAGCGATTCCAGCGCAAAAAGGAGGCCaccgagggcctcgaggaaGCCAAGGAGacgggcacggccgaggatgtGGAAAAGTTCTCGAGACGGACAGTGCGGGTGACGCGAGAGCACAATGCCGAATGCCAGCGCCTGCTTAAGCTGATGGGCATTCCCTACATCGTCGcgccgaccgaggccgaggcccagtgcgccgtcctcgctcgTGCGGGCAAGGTGTACGCCGCGGCCAGCGAAGACATGGACACCCTGTGCTTCAACACGCCCATCCTGCTGCGCCACCTCACCTTTAGCGAGCAACGCAAGGAGCCGATCCAAGAGATTCGACTGGACAAGGTCTTGGAGGGACTCAACATGGAGCGGGAGCAG TTCGTCGATCTCTGCATTCTGCTCGGCTGCGACTATCTCGATCCTGTACCGAAGATcggaccgacgacggcactaAAGCTCATCCGTGAGTATGGGTCACTCGAGAAAGTTGTCGACGCGTTTGAGAAGGACTCGAAAAAGAAGTTCACCCTGCCCGAGGACTGGCCGTACAAGGACGCCCGGAATCTGTTCTTCGAGCCCGATGTCCACCAGGCCGACGATCCCTTGTGCGACTTCAAATGGGACAAGCCCGACACCGAGGGCCTGGTCCAGTTTCTCGTCACCGAGAAGGGCTTCTCCGAGGACCGTgttcgcggcggcggtgcccgGCTGGAAAAGAACCTCAAGAGTTCTCAGCAAGCTCGTCTCGAGGGCTTCTTCAAGCCCGTGCCCAAAAcggaggaggaaaaggcggCGCACAAGCGGAAGTTGGAGGAGAAAaacgaggagaagaagaagaaactGAAGTTGGAaaagaaggagaaggcggcggccaaggcgaagcCTCGTGGTGGAGGTGCCTAG
- a CDS encoding extracellular trypsin protease: MTAVSAAVIDKRILGGDEANDGDFPFIVSLSRSAQGSHICGGTLLDSTTVLTAAHCTRNVYYEISKTAVVGKLAFVKEHPEYKLNSPQGRLQALNDIAILKLSTPIAESDKIKYATLPKNGSDPVINSTAIVAGWGGQVPRLGSPAAEKLRKVAIPVLARKDCWTFVPAFAGRDTIVCAGGGDKGIFAFDSGGPLIDQKTGHLIGVVSAGDGHHPGIYTRVGSYIPFIKEYLGSVSNPDPNAPSRTEAYEEAVEASKVWNKQVDEYCQKFDKVNIYDCRDEAAKCQGLRKPDGKMDEVYQCIDKKVDKLVEWIKEWEMKRKGSSQA; this comes from the exons ATGACTGCTGTTTCGGCGGCAGTTATTGACAAGAGGATTCTTGGCGGAGACgaggccaacgacggcgattTTCCATTCATCGTTAGTCTAAGTCGCTCGGCTCAGGGGTCCCATATTTGCGGCGGCACATTGCTGGACAGCACTACTGTCCTTACCGCTGCCCACTGTACTCGAAATGTCTACTAC GAAATTAGCAAGACGGCAGTTGTTGGCAAGCTTGCCTTTGTTAAGGAGCACCCCGAATACAAATTGAATTCACCACAGGGTCGTCTCCAAGCTCTTAATGATATTGCCATCTTGAAGTTATCAACTCCAATTGCCGAGAGCGACAAGATTAAATATGCAACGCTGCCGAAAAACGGCTCGGACCCTGTGATCAATTCCACCGCAATTGTTGCAGGCTG GGGTGGACAAGTTCCCAGACTCGGGTCACCTGCAGCCGAAAAACTCCGCAAGGTTGCCATTCCTGTTCTCGCCCGCAAGGACTGTTGGACGTTTGTTCCGGCATTCGCAGGAAGAGACACAATAGTATGTGCTGGTGGAGGCGACAAGGGTATATTTGCATTTGACAGTGGCGGTCCCCTTATTGACCAGAAAACGGGCCATCTCATTGGTGTCGTGTCAGCGGGCGACGGACATCACCCCGGGATATATACAAGAGTTGGTAGCTATATCCCTTTCATCAAGGAATATCTTGGGTCGGTCTCAAATCCTGATCCTAATGCTCCGTCTCGAACTGAGGCCTACGaagaggccgtcgaggcaagCAAGGTCTGGAACAAGCAGGTCGATGAGTACTGTCAAAAGTTTGACAAGGTAAACATCTACGACTGCCGCGACGAAGCAGCAAAATGCCAAGGGCTAAGAAAGCCTGATGGAAAGATGGACGAAGTTTACCAATGCATTGATAAGAAAGTGGACAAGCTGGTAGAGTGGATCAAAGAATGGGAGATGAAACGCAAGGGATCTAGCCAAGCTTAG